In the Nitrospirales bacterium LBB_01 genome, one interval contains:
- a CDS encoding PAS domain S-box protein: MISEELDDKIKTIRNKLSFVENLRKSLKDRVESNITSLFESNIALQERIYQRTIELDNINKKLQLEITERKQIEEALRLSEHRYKHLLGAITDYIYTVDVVDGEAVSTSHGPGCVAVTGYTSEEYVRDPFLWYQMIHAEDRHSVMEMTRRVLAGDIMPSIEHRITNKDGTIRWVRNTIVPRRDKEGALIAYDGLISDITERRRTDEALKLSEQRYKHLLNATTDYIYTVDVSEGRAVSTGHGPGCLAVTGYTSEEYAQDSFLWYRMIHPEDRHNASDMAGKTLRGEQVQPVEHRIIHKDGSIRWVRNTPVPRHDKDGVMIAYDGLITDITERKLAEEALRKNKERLADFFDNAYDMIQIVDMQGRFKYVNRSWLITLGYDTQEVETLNMSEIIHPDFLSEYDAVLHEILTTGHANRFETVFITKHGRHISVLGSVSYSYEHGKPSAARGIFHDLTEIKKAEDTLKRLNDDLELRVKERTAQLYHAASYLESVLTSLTDALFVINSSFTIRRVNLSACIMLEYKEKELVGKDIKSVFSENLETVINEVRTHEKAKDEFMTVRTKTGQTIPVLVNLSRLGKKNEETIIVVHDMRDIKKLEEETQRIQLKMLSASKMATLGEIATGIAHEINQPLTYISSFIQGLLLDIRKQRLDEKEVQKDAGTAYKQVGRIVDIIQHLRTFGRRDDLELTPVNIETVLNNTMLLIGERIRLKNIKLQRTLEKNELPCVPGSANQLEQVFINLLQNAMDAFPKGTANPTIKVNVSLSSEKRKWVVIKISDNASGIDPENLDKIFEPFFTTKEVGKGTGLGLSIVYGIISEHNGTIACESVKNKGTVFTIKIPACEETVGE, from the coding sequence ATGATAAGTGAAGAGCTGGATGATAAGATAAAAACAATAAGGAATAAACTCTCGTTTGTGGAAAATCTGAGAAAATCCCTGAAAGACCGCGTTGAGAGCAATATAACTTCTCTTTTTGAAAGTAACATCGCACTCCAGGAGCGAATCTACCAGCGAACCATAGAGCTTGACAACATAAATAAAAAACTTCAACTTGAAATTACTGAACGTAAACAAATAGAAGAGGCGCTAAGACTTAGTGAACATCGCTACAAACATCTACTGGGCGCTATTACGGATTATATTTATACCGTCGATGTTGTGGATGGCGAGGCCGTATCAACCAGCCACGGGCCGGGCTGTGTGGCAGTCACCGGCTATACCTCTGAGGAGTACGTCCGTGACCCCTTCCTGTGGTATCAGATGATACATGCCGAGGATCGCCACTCTGTTATGGAGATGACTCGCCGGGTTCTGGCAGGCGATATAATGCCCTCCATCGAGCACCGGATCACCAACAAAGACGGCACCATCCGATGGGTAAGAAACACCATAGTTCCTCGCCGTGACAAAGAAGGCGCCTTAATTGCATACGATGGACTTATCTCTGATATAACCGAACGCCGCCGTACCGATGAGGCTTTAAAGCTTAGCGAACAGCGGTACAAACACCTGCTTAATGCCACTACCGACTACATATACACAGTGGATGTCAGTGAGGGCAGAGCCGTATCAACCGGTCACGGTCCGGGCTGTCTTGCCGTTACCGGCTACACATCGGAGGAGTATGCACAAGATTCCTTCCTCTGGTATCGGATGATTCACCCCGAGGACCGTCACAATGCCTCAGATATGGCTGGAAAAACACTAAGAGGCGAACAGGTGCAGCCTGTGGAGCATAGGATTATTCACAAAGACGGCTCAATCCGGTGGGTGAGAAACACTCCTGTTCCAAGACACGATAAAGATGGCGTCATGATAGCGTACGACGGCCTTATAACGGACATAACGGAACGAAAACTTGCCGAGGAGGCTCTTAGAAAAAACAAAGAGCGACTGGCAGATTTCTTTGATAACGCATACGATATGATTCAGATTGTTGATATGCAGGGTAGGTTTAAGTACGTCAACCGCTCGTGGCTTATCACTCTTGGTTACGACACACAGGAGGTTGAAACGCTTAACATGTCAGAGATAATTCATCCCGACTTCCTCAGTGAATACGATGCTGTACTTCATGAAATCCTTACAACAGGCCATGCAAACAGGTTTGAAACCGTGTTTATCACAAAACATGGGCGGCATATATCGGTGCTTGGCAGCGTAAGCTATAGCTACGAGCATGGGAAACCATCTGCAGCACGTGGTATTTTCCATGATCTTACGGAAATAAAGAAAGCCGAAGATACCCTGAAACGCCTCAATGACGACCTTGAACTGCGAGTAAAAGAGCGTACTGCTCAGCTTTACCATGCTGCTTCATATCTTGAAAGTGTGCTTACATCGCTGACAGACGCCCTGTTTGTTATAAATTCTTCTTTCACAATAAGGAGAGTTAATCTCTCTGCGTGTATAATGCTTGAATACAAGGAAAAAGAACTTGTCGGAAAGGACATAAAAAGTGTCTTTTCAGAGAATCTTGAGACAGTCATAAATGAGGTCAGGACACATGAAAAAGCAAAGGATGAGTTTATGACTGTCAGGACAAAAACCGGACAGACGATTCCAGTGTTGGTTAACTTGTCAAGACTGGGCAAAAAAAATGAAGAGACTATAATAGTGGTTCATGATATGCGCGATATAAAAAAGCTCGAGGAAGAGACCCAGCGGATACAGTTAAAGATGCTATCTGCCTCAAAAATGGCAACCCTCGGTGAGATAGCAACAGGCATAGCGCATGAAATAAACCAACCCCTAACCTACATAAGCAGTTTCATACAGGGGCTCTTGCTTGATATAAGAAAACAGCGGCTTGATGAAAAAGAAGTTCAAAAGGATGCCGGGACTGCCTACAAGCAGGTCGGACGAATTGTCGATATAATTCAGCATCTAAGAACTTTTGGCCGGCGTGACGACCTTGAACTAACGCCTGTAAATATAGAAACTGTGCTGAATAACACCATGTTGCTTATCGGGGAGAGGATACGTCTTAAAAACATTAAATTACAGAGAACTCTGGAAAAAAACGAGCTTCCCTGTGTGCCAGGAAGCGCTAACCAACTGGAACAGGTGTTTATCAACCTGCTTCAAAACGCTATGGATGCTTTCCCTAAAGGCACTGCCAACCCCACAATTAAAGTTAACGTGTCTCTTAGCTCTGAGAAGCGCAAGTGGGTAGTTATTAAGATTTCCGATAATGCATCAGGGATAGACCCCGAAAATCTGGATAAAATATTTGAACCCTTTTTTACTACAAAAGAGGTAGGCAAAGGCACAGGACTTGGGCTTTCCATTGTTTATGGCATAATAAGCGAACACAATGGAACTATCGCCTGTGAATCCGTAAAAAATAAAGGAACTGTGTTTACAATTAAAATTCCAGCTTGTGAGGAAACTGTTGGAGAGTAG
- a CDS encoding O-antigen ligase family protein: MTNNSKLNFDGKINSINLIAAVILLLALPLSESIKNISLYALLLPVFLYNLYAGNIRIKITSLHYGFLLFFLVSCATAFFAQDKTEAIKGIHDVLRYSVTFFVFQVFRKEREVNLLLWAFFTSTGAAVIYGIYNSLSAHSALSVPTLGHYNYTAMYLIISACIMLSMIVHNDRKSKITTAVLFSLLTITLAASVMTTMRTSFIALALFLVILLTGKKAASKNVLIIFTFVAVLFTALYLYKPMWDKLLSTASIPYRIEIWEFALTEFNCNFLTGVGLNNFRFTLPITMDGGRLVCDAHSLYLNTAAQTGIFGLISLMLIMYGFIKTWCIFDAVSGFEKTVKYGAMGAFLVIFAGGFFDTTLHHKQAIEFAVMSALMATCSSRT, translated from the coding sequence ATGACCAATAATTCTAAGTTAAATTTTGATGGCAAGATAAACAGTATTAATCTCATAGCAGCAGTGATTTTATTGCTTGCTCTGCCGCTTTCTGAAAGTATAAAGAATATCTCGCTTTATGCACTTTTGCTGCCCGTTTTTTTATATAACCTATACGCAGGAAATATTCGCATTAAAATTACGTCTCTGCATTATGGTTTCCTACTGTTTTTTCTTGTTTCATGTGCTACTGCATTTTTTGCACAAGATAAAACTGAAGCCATTAAGGGAATACATGATGTCCTGCGTTATAGTGTTACTTTTTTTGTTTTCCAAGTATTTCGTAAAGAAAGAGAGGTAAATCTCCTGCTTTGGGCTTTTTTTACCTCAACCGGAGCTGCCGTAATTTATGGAATATATAACTCCCTGTCCGCTCACTCAGCCCTGTCAGTGCCAACCCTTGGTCACTATAACTACACTGCCATGTATCTTATAATTTCTGCCTGTATCATGCTTAGTATGATTGTTCACAACGATAGAAAAAGCAAAATCACAACGGCTGTTCTTTTTTCTTTACTAACTATTACCCTTGCAGCATCTGTTATGACAACCATGAGAACCTCATTTATCGCTCTTGCCCTGTTTCTTGTCATTCTGTTAACAGGGAAAAAAGCCGCCAGCAAAAACGTTTTGATAATCTTTACGTTTGTTGCTGTACTCTTTACGGCACTGTATTTGTATAAACCCATGTGGGACAAACTTCTATCTACGGCGTCCATTCCCTACCGGATAGAAATCTGGGAATTTGCTCTCACCGAATTTAATTGTAACTTCTTAACCGGAGTCGGATTAAATAATTTTCGTTTTACGCTGCCCATCACGATGGACGGCGGACGTCTTGTCTGTGACGCCCACAGTTTGTATTTAAACACCGCTGCACAAACAGGAATATTTGGATTAATTTCTTTGATGCTGATTATGTATGGCTTTATAAAAACATGGTGTATCTTTGATGCTGTCTCAGGGTTTGAGAAAACTGTTAAGTATGGCGCTATGGGCGCTTTCCTGGTTATCTTTGCAGGCGGATTTTTTGATACAACACTGCATCACAAACAGGCTATTGAGTTTGCCGTAATGAGCGCCCTTATGGCAACCTGCTCATCACGCACATAA
- a CDS encoding Na+:solute symporter, with amino-acid sequence MLISLVLGLYFTKKASSSTEEFFLSGRKLPWWLAGTSMVATTFSSDTPLYITALVRTKGIYENWQWWCFLMTGMLSVIVFAQFWKRAGVMTDVELTEMRYSGKAASTLRAWKALYFSLLLHTIIKAQVILAMAKILDATLGWGKWTAILISSSVTIVYSLLSGYWGVIVTDFFQFVLAQAGAILVAVYAVNKIGGLSQLKPQIDAIYGDNHFMDFMPPIDGGFLSLPILTFIAYMGMSWWSKYSSDGGGVVVQRMASCKSEKDAIGATFFFNVINYALRSWPWIIAALASLILYPAIKDHESVYPIMALNILPNGLKGIVFASFFAAFMSTVGVYLNLSSAYFMKDFYMRFVKQNATEKHYIFVTRLSMLAISGVTAVVTYYATSIEGTFKFLIAFGSGTGLVFIMRWYWWRVNAWSEISAMTASTISASAIYIFYGDIPFYQKLFFIIFSSTVVWVAVTLLTKPTDESTLIEFYKRVPVGGFGWRPVEEKLTRAGIKLNKVETSVFDWLLGIVFVYGLTLSTGMLLLSRYTEGLICLITGIICFTMLKKRIFTA; translated from the coding sequence ATGTTGATATCTTTGGTGCTGGGGCTTTATTTTACCAAAAAAGCATCCTCATCAACGGAGGAGTTTTTTCTCTCAGGCCGCAAACTTCCGTGGTGGCTGGCAGGGACTTCAATGGTTGCAACAACATTTTCCTCCGACACTCCCCTTTATATCACAGCTCTGGTGAGAACCAAAGGGATATACGAAAACTGGCAGTGGTGGTGTTTTCTTATGACAGGGATGCTATCGGTCATCGTGTTTGCACAGTTTTGGAAACGAGCCGGTGTTATGACCGATGTGGAACTAACCGAGATGCGGTACTCCGGAAAAGCCGCCTCAACTTTGCGGGCATGGAAAGCGCTGTATTTCTCCCTGTTATTACACACCATCATCAAAGCTCAGGTAATACTTGCAATGGCTAAAATACTTGACGCCACACTTGGATGGGGTAAGTGGACTGCTATCTTAATTTCAAGCTCTGTGACAATTGTCTATTCACTGCTTTCTGGGTACTGGGGAGTTATCGTCACGGATTTTTTTCAATTTGTGCTTGCTCAGGCTGGAGCCATCTTAGTTGCCGTATATGCTGTCAATAAAATTGGCGGACTAAGCCAACTAAAACCTCAAATAGACGCTATCTACGGAGACAACCATTTTATGGATTTTATGCCGCCAATAGACGGCGGGTTTCTCTCCCTGCCAATTCTTACATTTATTGCCTACATGGGGATGAGCTGGTGGTCTAAGTACTCATCGGATGGCGGCGGTGTGGTTGTTCAACGTATGGCATCCTGTAAAAGTGAAAAAGACGCTATCGGCGCCACGTTTTTCTTTAACGTGATAAATTATGCGCTAAGGAGCTGGCCGTGGATAATTGCGGCTCTGGCCTCTTTGATTTTATATCCGGCAATTAAAGACCACGAATCGGTGTATCCGATTATGGCTCTGAATATTCTTCCAAATGGACTGAAAGGCATTGTGTTTGCCTCGTTTTTTGCCGCCTTTATGTCCACAGTCGGTGTCTATCTAAATCTCTCCAGCGCCTACTTTATGAAAGATTTTTACATGCGATTTGTTAAACAAAACGCTACGGAAAAACACTATATATTTGTAACACGGCTCTCTATGCTTGCAATAAGCGGAGTTACCGCAGTGGTCACCTACTACGCAACCTCAATAGAGGGAACGTTTAAGTTTCTGATAGCCTTTGGAAGCGGCACAGGACTTGTGTTTATCATGCGGTGGTACTGGTGGCGCGTAAACGCTTGGAGTGAAATATCAGCCATGACGGCATCCACAATTTCTGCCTCCGCTATATACATATTCTACGGAGACATCCCATTTTACCAGAAACTGTTTTTCATAATATTCTCTTCAACCGTAGTGTGGGTGGCTGTAACGCTTTTAACAAAACCAACTGATGAAAGCACTCTGATAGAGTTTTATAAACGCGTGCCGGTTGGTGGTTTTGGCTGGAGGCCAGTTGAGGAAAAGTTAACGAGAGCTGGTATTAAACTAAATAAAGTGGAAACATCGGTCTTTGATTGGCTGCTTGGAATAGTGTTTGTATATGGACTGACCCTTTCAACCGGAATGCTTCTATTGAGCAGATATACAGAAGGACTGATTTGTTTGATAACTGGTATAATATGTTTTACTATGCTAAAAAAGAGGATTTTTACCGCATGA